Proteins encoded in a region of the Benincasa hispida cultivar B227 chromosome 2, ASM972705v1, whole genome shotgun sequence genome:
- the LOC120070958 gene encoding E3 ubiquitin-protein ligase RHF2A-like isoform X2, whose translation MSPTMDETKKSEVHLTSAAAFVEGGIQDACDDACSICLENFCDSDPSTMTSCKHEFHLQCVLEWCQRSSQCPMCWQPISLKDPTSQELLEAVEQERSFRLNPARNSTIFRHPTLGDFELQHLPAGANDADLEERILQHLAAAAAMGQARHSSRREGHRNRSGIHGRPQFLVFSSHPNSSSTSPPPVDNREGEAAPRIMVASISPPPPAGEESPQLNASVSPVQTDHSSPSAPQSGSASASQLGSPPSERRSSGQPVPNSQDRAGPSELQSFSDSLKSRFNAISMRYKDSITKSTRGWKEKFFSRNTSMSDIGSEVRREVNAGIATVSRMMERLDTRDARKSSSPESSSVGDNSPVSVSNNRQIPENGGNNPLSDTNKEGSRPAESSSS comes from the exons ATG TCTCCAACGATGGACGAAACTAAGAAATCTGAAGTGCATTTAACATCAGCTGCCGCTTTTGTCGAAGGTGGAATCCAGGATGCTTGTGATGACGCTTGCAGTATATGTCTAGAAAACTTCTGTGACAGTGATCCTTCAACG ATGACGAGTTGCAAACATGAGTTTCATCTGCAGTGCGTTCTtgaatg GTGTCAGAGAAGCTCACAATGCCCCATGTGTTGGCAACCTATTAGCCTGAAGGATCCAACCAG CCAGGAGTTGCTCGAAGCTGTAGAACAAGAGAGAAGTTTTAGACTTAATCCAGCTAGAAACTCAACAATATTTCGCCATCCCACTCTTGGTGACTTTGAGTTACAGCAT CTGCCGGCTGGTGCTAATGATGCTGATCTTGAAGAGCGTATACTCCAACATCTAGCTGCAGCAGCTGCCATGGGACAAGCACGCCATAGTTCTAGAAGGGAAGGCCACAGAAATCGATCAGGAATTCATGGCCGTCCCCAGTTCTTGGTGTTTTCATCCCATCCCAATTCTTCGTCAACCTCTCCACCTCCAGTTGACAATCGGGAGGGTGAAGCAGCCCCAAGAATCATGGTAGCTTCTATATCACCGCCTCCACCTGCAGGAGAAGAGTCTCCGCAACTCAATGCTTCAGTATCTCCAGTGCAAACTGATCATTCTTCTCCTTCAGCACCTCAATCCGGTTCAGCTTCTGCTAGTCAACTTGGATCTCCTCCGAGTGAAAG GAGATCTTCTGGTCAACCAGTGCCAAATAGTCAAGATAGAGCTGGACCATCAGAGTTACAATCATTTTCGGATTCTCTTAAATCTCGATTTAATGCTATATCAATGAG ATACAAAGATTCAATCACAAAGAGCACAAGAGGATGGAAGGAGAAATTCTTCTCTCGTAACACTTCAATGTCAGATATTGGCTCTGAAGTTAGAAGAGAAGTAAATGCAGGGATAGCGACGGTATCACGCATGATGGAACGTCTTGATACAAGAGATGCTAGAAAAAGTAGCAGTCCGGAGTCCAGTAGTGTAGGGGACAACAGTCCAGTTTCAGTATCAAATAACAGACAGATACCAGAGAATGGAGGAAACAATCCTCTAAGTGACACAAATAAAGAAGGGTCACGCCCTGCGGAATCCAGTTCAAGTTGA
- the LOC120070958 gene encoding E3 ubiquitin-protein ligase RHF2A-like isoform X3, whose product MDETKKSEVHLTSAAAFVEGGIQDACDDACSICLENFCDSDPSTMTSCKHEFHLQCVLEWCQRSSQCPMCWQPISLKDPTSQELLEAVEQERSFRLNPARNSTIFRHPTLGDFELQHLPAGANDADLEERILQHLAAAAAMGQARHSSRREGHRNRSGIHGRPQFLVFSSHPNSSSTSPPPVDNREGEAAPRIMVASISPPPPAGEESPQLNASVSPVQTDHSSPSAPQSGSASASQLGSPPSERRSSGQPVPNSQDRAGPSELQSFSDSLKSRFNAISMRYKDSITKSTRGWKEKFFSRNTSMSDIGSEVRREVNAGIATVSRMMERLDTRDARKSSSPESSSVGDNSPVSVSNNRQIPENGGNNPLSDTNKEGSRPAESSSS is encoded by the exons ATGGACGAAACTAAGAAATCTGAAGTGCATTTAACATCAGCTGCCGCTTTTGTCGAAGGTGGAATCCAGGATGCTTGTGATGACGCTTGCAGTATATGTCTAGAAAACTTCTGTGACAGTGATCCTTCAACG ATGACGAGTTGCAAACATGAGTTTCATCTGCAGTGCGTTCTtgaatg GTGTCAGAGAAGCTCACAATGCCCCATGTGTTGGCAACCTATTAGCCTGAAGGATCCAACCAG CCAGGAGTTGCTCGAAGCTGTAGAACAAGAGAGAAGTTTTAGACTTAATCCAGCTAGAAACTCAACAATATTTCGCCATCCCACTCTTGGTGACTTTGAGTTACAGCAT CTGCCGGCTGGTGCTAATGATGCTGATCTTGAAGAGCGTATACTCCAACATCTAGCTGCAGCAGCTGCCATGGGACAAGCACGCCATAGTTCTAGAAGGGAAGGCCACAGAAATCGATCAGGAATTCATGGCCGTCCCCAGTTCTTGGTGTTTTCATCCCATCCCAATTCTTCGTCAACCTCTCCACCTCCAGTTGACAATCGGGAGGGTGAAGCAGCCCCAAGAATCATGGTAGCTTCTATATCACCGCCTCCACCTGCAGGAGAAGAGTCTCCGCAACTCAATGCTTCAGTATCTCCAGTGCAAACTGATCATTCTTCTCCTTCAGCACCTCAATCCGGTTCAGCTTCTGCTAGTCAACTTGGATCTCCTCCGAGTGAAAG GAGATCTTCTGGTCAACCAGTGCCAAATAGTCAAGATAGAGCTGGACCATCAGAGTTACAATCATTTTCGGATTCTCTTAAATCTCGATTTAATGCTATATCAATGAG ATACAAAGATTCAATCACAAAGAGCACAAGAGGATGGAAGGAGAAATTCTTCTCTCGTAACACTTCAATGTCAGATATTGGCTCTGAAGTTAGAAGAGAAGTAAATGCAGGGATAGCGACGGTATCACGCATGATGGAACGTCTTGATACAAGAGATGCTAGAAAAAGTAGCAGTCCGGAGTCCAGTAGTGTAGGGGACAACAGTCCAGTTTCAGTATCAAATAACAGACAGATACCAGAGAATGGAGGAAACAATCCTCTAAGTGACACAAATAAAGAAGGGTCACGCCCTGCGGAATCCAGTTCAAGTTGA
- the LOC120070958 gene encoding E3 ubiquitin-protein ligase RHF2A-like isoform X1, protein MESPTMDETKKSEVHLTSAAAFVEGGIQDACDDACSICLENFCDSDPSTMTSCKHEFHLQCVLEWCQRSSQCPMCWQPISLKDPTSQELLEAVEQERSFRLNPARNSTIFRHPTLGDFELQHLPAGANDADLEERILQHLAAAAAMGQARHSSRREGHRNRSGIHGRPQFLVFSSHPNSSSTSPPPVDNREGEAAPRIMVASISPPPPAGEESPQLNASVSPVQTDHSSPSAPQSGSASASQLGSPPSERRSSGQPVPNSQDRAGPSELQSFSDSLKSRFNAISMRYKDSITKSTRGWKEKFFSRNTSMSDIGSEVRREVNAGIATVSRMMERLDTRDARKSSSPESSSVGDNSPVSVSNNRQIPENGGNNPLSDTNKEGSRPAESSSS, encoded by the exons ATGGAG TCTCCAACGATGGACGAAACTAAGAAATCTGAAGTGCATTTAACATCAGCTGCCGCTTTTGTCGAAGGTGGAATCCAGGATGCTTGTGATGACGCTTGCAGTATATGTCTAGAAAACTTCTGTGACAGTGATCCTTCAACG ATGACGAGTTGCAAACATGAGTTTCATCTGCAGTGCGTTCTtgaatg GTGTCAGAGAAGCTCACAATGCCCCATGTGTTGGCAACCTATTAGCCTGAAGGATCCAACCAG CCAGGAGTTGCTCGAAGCTGTAGAACAAGAGAGAAGTTTTAGACTTAATCCAGCTAGAAACTCAACAATATTTCGCCATCCCACTCTTGGTGACTTTGAGTTACAGCAT CTGCCGGCTGGTGCTAATGATGCTGATCTTGAAGAGCGTATACTCCAACATCTAGCTGCAGCAGCTGCCATGGGACAAGCACGCCATAGTTCTAGAAGGGAAGGCCACAGAAATCGATCAGGAATTCATGGCCGTCCCCAGTTCTTGGTGTTTTCATCCCATCCCAATTCTTCGTCAACCTCTCCACCTCCAGTTGACAATCGGGAGGGTGAAGCAGCCCCAAGAATCATGGTAGCTTCTATATCACCGCCTCCACCTGCAGGAGAAGAGTCTCCGCAACTCAATGCTTCAGTATCTCCAGTGCAAACTGATCATTCTTCTCCTTCAGCACCTCAATCCGGTTCAGCTTCTGCTAGTCAACTTGGATCTCCTCCGAGTGAAAG GAGATCTTCTGGTCAACCAGTGCCAAATAGTCAAGATAGAGCTGGACCATCAGAGTTACAATCATTTTCGGATTCTCTTAAATCTCGATTTAATGCTATATCAATGAG ATACAAAGATTCAATCACAAAGAGCACAAGAGGATGGAAGGAGAAATTCTTCTCTCGTAACACTTCAATGTCAGATATTGGCTCTGAAGTTAGAAGAGAAGTAAATGCAGGGATAGCGACGGTATCACGCATGATGGAACGTCTTGATACAAGAGATGCTAGAAAAAGTAGCAGTCCGGAGTCCAGTAGTGTAGGGGACAACAGTCCAGTTTCAGTATCAAATAACAGACAGATACCAGAGAATGGAGGAAACAATCCTCTAAGTGACACAAATAAAGAAGGGTCACGCCCTGCGGAATCCAGTTCAAGTTGA
- the LOC120070958 gene encoding E3 ubiquitin-protein ligase RHF2A-like isoform X4, producing MCWQPISLKDPTSQELLEAVEQERSFRLNPARNSTIFRHPTLGDFELQHLPAGANDADLEERILQHLAAAAAMGQARHSSRREGHRNRSGIHGRPQFLVFSSHPNSSSTSPPPVDNREGEAAPRIMVASISPPPPAGEESPQLNASVSPVQTDHSSPSAPQSGSASASQLGSPPSERRSSGQPVPNSQDRAGPSELQSFSDSLKSRFNAISMRYKDSITKSTRGWKEKFFSRNTSMSDIGSEVRREVNAGIATVSRMMERLDTRDARKSSSPESSSVGDNSPVSVSNNRQIPENGGNNPLSDTNKEGSRPAESSSS from the exons ATGTGTTGGCAACCTATTAGCCTGAAGGATCCAACCAG CCAGGAGTTGCTCGAAGCTGTAGAACAAGAGAGAAGTTTTAGACTTAATCCAGCTAGAAACTCAACAATATTTCGCCATCCCACTCTTGGTGACTTTGAGTTACAGCAT CTGCCGGCTGGTGCTAATGATGCTGATCTTGAAGAGCGTATACTCCAACATCTAGCTGCAGCAGCTGCCATGGGACAAGCACGCCATAGTTCTAGAAGGGAAGGCCACAGAAATCGATCAGGAATTCATGGCCGTCCCCAGTTCTTGGTGTTTTCATCCCATCCCAATTCTTCGTCAACCTCTCCACCTCCAGTTGACAATCGGGAGGGTGAAGCAGCCCCAAGAATCATGGTAGCTTCTATATCACCGCCTCCACCTGCAGGAGAAGAGTCTCCGCAACTCAATGCTTCAGTATCTCCAGTGCAAACTGATCATTCTTCTCCTTCAGCACCTCAATCCGGTTCAGCTTCTGCTAGTCAACTTGGATCTCCTCCGAGTGAAAG GAGATCTTCTGGTCAACCAGTGCCAAATAGTCAAGATAGAGCTGGACCATCAGAGTTACAATCATTTTCGGATTCTCTTAAATCTCGATTTAATGCTATATCAATGAG ATACAAAGATTCAATCACAAAGAGCACAAGAGGATGGAAGGAGAAATTCTTCTCTCGTAACACTTCAATGTCAGATATTGGCTCTGAAGTTAGAAGAGAAGTAAATGCAGGGATAGCGACGGTATCACGCATGATGGAACGTCTTGATACAAGAGATGCTAGAAAAAGTAGCAGTCCGGAGTCCAGTAGTGTAGGGGACAACAGTCCAGTTTCAGTATCAAATAACAGACAGATACCAGAGAATGGAGGAAACAATCCTCTAAGTGACACAAATAAAGAAGGGTCACGCCCTGCGGAATCCAGTTCAAGTTGA